CTGGATCTCCGGGTCGAGATTCGTCTTTGCCTTCTCGACGAATTCGAGCGCGCGGGCGTCGCCGACGATCACGTATGCCTCGCCGATCAGGCACTCGAGGCGCACCTGCTCCGAAGGCTCGTCGACCACCGCCAGGACACGCTCGTAATGCTCGACCGCGTTGAGGGGCTCACCCTTCAGGGAGTAGACGTCGCCGAGGGCGGTGTCGATCCTCGAAAGCTCCCCGGTACGTCCGAGCGCCTCGGCACAGTCGCGAGCCCGTTCGTACAGGCGGATAGAGTCGGTGTAGGCGTAGAGGGCAGCGGCATCGGCGGCCGCCTGCATGGCGTAGGTGAATCCCCTTTCGAGGCAGCCGCCCTCCATGAAGTGGTGGGCAAGGTCCTCGATCGCGACCCGCCCTCCCCTCTCGCGCAGCGCCTGGAGGCCCTCGGCAACGCGGGTATGGAGGCGGCGGCGGCGGATGGGGTTGAGCTCGTGGTAGAGGACCTCGCGGATCTTGTCGTGGGTGAAAATGACTGACTCGCCGGAGCGGGTCTCCAGCAGCTGGGCTGCGACAGCCTCGTCGAGCGCGTCGAGCAGCTCGTCCTCCGACCGGTCGGCGACTGCCGCAAGCTCCGAGAACTCGAATGTTTTGCCGAGAATGGCGGCGGTTCGAAGGATCTCCGTGGTGGGCTCGGAAACGTGATCGAGGCGACGGCCGATGGCGGCTTTCACGCCCTGAGGCAGGACCAGGGTGGCGTCCTTCTCTCGGCGTCGCCACTCGCCGGCCTCGCAGACGATCTGGCCCTCGTCGACCAGGGTCTTGACCACCTCCTCGATGAAGAAGGGGTTGCCCTCGGTTTCGCGGTGTATGTCGGTACAGACTTGCTCGGACATGCACTCATTGCCGAGCAGGCCGGTCACCATCGCCGACGTATCCTGGGGTTCGAGCCGTCCGAGGTGGACCCGCACCGCTGCCCGCTCTCGGTTCCACAAATCGAGCGCTTCGGCCAAGGGGTGGGAGCGATCGAGGTCGGTGTCGCGGTAGCAGCCGAGGACGACCAGGCGCTCGCGGCCGGCGAGGCGGACAAGATAGTGGAGCAGGCTGAGGGAGGCCTGGTCCGCCCATTGCAGGTCATCGATGAAGAGGAGGAGGCCTTCCGGCTCGGCAAGGTGAAGAAGGCACCGGGCAACGCCGTCGAACAGACGGAGGCGCTGCTCGGCGGCGGAAAGGTCGGGTCCCTCGGGGAACGGGCCGATGCGGCTTGCAAGCTCCGGGGCGAGGCGGGCGAGCTCGGCACCGGAGTCGCCGACCGCCGATCGCAGGTCGTCGTCCGAGCTCTGATGGACCCAGGTGCGCAGGGCCTCGACGAAGGGCAGGTAGGGGGTCGCTGCTTCGAGTTCGTAGCAGCCGCCTGACAGCACTGTGCCGCCGGTGATGCGGGCGTAGTCGACCAGTTCGCGCGCGAGGCGAGTCTTGCCGGACCCGGGCTCGCCGGAGACCAACACCATGCCGCCGCGGCCGAGCGTTGCCTCGGACCAGGAGCGGCGGAGCGAGTCGACCTCGCGGTCGCGGCCGACCATGCGGCCGCGAACCAGGCCGCCGAGGGCGGTCGAGGCGCCGGCAAGTGTGGTGACAGCGGCGGCCTCCGGACTCCGGGTAAGAACGGCAGCGACCTCGCCGGCGGTGGCGAAACGGTCGTCCGGGTCCTTGGCGAGGAGGCGGAGAATGGCGTTGTCGAGGTGCTCGGGAATGTCGGCTCGGTAAGTGCGGGGCGGAACGACCGGTGCATGCAGGTGTTGAGAGATGATAGCGAGAGCGTTGTCCCCGTCGAATGGCAGACGGCCGGTAAAGATCTCGTAGAGCATGACGCCGAGGGCGTAGAGGTCAGTCCGGCCGTCGACCGGTTGGCCGAGTGCCTGCTCCGGCGCCATGTAGTTGACGGTGCCGGTGATGCCGCCCTCGCGGGTGATGCGGATGCCGCGCTCGCGGACGGCAAGACCCAAGTCGACGATTTTGACGAAGGGTTGACCGTTGCTGCGAGCGTGGAGGACGTTGGCGGGCTTGAGATCACGGTGGATGAGGCCGTGCTCGTGCGCGTGGCCCAGGGCGCCGCAGAGCTGGGTGGCGATTTCGATGATCTCGTCGAGGCTCACGGGCCTGCGTTCCTTGAGGCTTGGTCCCTCGACCAGCTCCATGACCAGAAAGGGCATGTGATGATGCTCGCCCACGTCGTGCACTGCAACCACGTGTGGGTGGCTGAGAGCGGCAGCGGCGCGGGCCTCGCGGAAGAGACGCTCGCGCGCGTCACCCACCTGCCGGTGGGCGCCGAGAATCTTGATAGCCACCGCTCGCTCGAGGTCCGCGTCCCAGCCGCGGAAGACGATGCCCATGCCGCCGCGGCCGATCTCCTCGTCGAGGCGGTAACGGTCGGAAAGCACATCCCCCACCTTCGCCGTCGGCATGAGGTCGATGGTGTCGGTCGTGGAATCCAGACCGATGGTGTGGGAATCGCTGTTGTTCACACTGATGCAAGGATTGTAGCGTGGGAGGTATTCCCGGCCGTTCCTGTCCATATTTCGCATTTCGCATTGCGAATTTCGAATTTCAGGCCCACGGAATTTCGGAACTCACCGTCAGCAGCGCTCTGTGGCCGTAGCTGAGGGGGTCGCCTCGAGGGCGGGTGGGAGGCGTGCGGCCACGCGCTGATGGCGGTGAGTCACGACGCCCGGAGGGCGTCCGTATTTCGGATTTCCCGCCTAACCCCCCCGGGGGCGTGGAGGCGAAGGATCTGTAGGGGCGGCATACATGCCGCCCTTAACCGATATTGGCCGATTCAGCCGACATGGGCGGGATGTATTCCGTTCCTACAATGAGCAGCGGTGGTGAATCCCACGCGACGACCGCATACGGTGTCTGCTGAGAAAAGCGGAGCATGGCAGGGCCGCTGGGTTATGATGGCCAACTGCGAGCGACGATGGTGAAAAAAGCGACTGAATCCGAGCTCGTCCAAGAGCTGCATACCCTCCTCAGCGACGGCGAGGAGCAGGCGCTGAAGATCTTTCTGCGCCTCGTCCGCCCGGAGGACATCGCAGAGTGGCTCGATTTTCTATCCGCCGAAGACCGGCAAAGTATCGTCGCCGTCCTCGACGCCGAAGCGGCGGGTACGGTTCTCACGGACACAACCTCTCCGATCCGCGCACAGCTGGTCGACGAGATCGAGCCGAAGCGACTGGCGCGCATCGCAGAGGCCATGCCTCCGGACGACGCCGCAGACCTGATCGGCGAGCTCGAGGTCGGGGACACGGAGGAAGTGCTTCACCACATCCCCTCCTCCGATCGACAGGTGTTGCGCCAACTCCTCACCTATCCGGAGGATACCGCCGGCGGCATCATGCACCCGGAAGCAGTCGCCGTGGGGCCGGCCGCAACCGTTGACGACGCCATTCAAATGCTGCGGACAGTTGATGAAGACACGCCCATCCCTGCCATCTGGGTCGTTGACACAGATCACCACCTTGTTGGATATGTGCGACTGCGAAAACTCGTCACCTCTCCGCCCTCGAAGAGAATCGGCGACATCATGGCGACAGATGTGATTTCGGTGAATGTCGAAACCGACCAGGAAGATGTCGCCGACCTGGTCAATAAATTCGATTTCATGGCCGTCCCGGTGGTCGACCGTAGAGACCAATTGTTGGGAGTCGTGACCGTCGACGACGTCCTCGAGGTCATCGAGGAAGAGGCGACGGAAGATATCTACAAAATGGCTGGATCTTCAGCCGAAGAGGAGGAGTCGGAGTCCATTCTCCACATCGCCCGCTACCGTCTGCCGTGGTTGTTGGTGTGTCTGGCGGGGACTCAACTGTCGTCGCTCGTGTTGATCTACGCTTCTCGAGAGGTGGGACTTTACGATCAGATGTCGGTGTTTACCGCCGCGATCATGGCAATGGCGGGGAACACCTCGCTCCAATCATCGACCACAACTGTTCGCCGCCTGGCTCTCGACACTCTTCCCCGGTCTCGGTTTGCCGGCCACATCCTGCGTGAAATCGCGGTTGCCCTGTTGATGGGAATTGTGTGTGGTGCTACTGCGTCCGGGCTGGCCATTCTTCTTGGCCGCAATCCGTTGATTGGCATCGCTCTCGGACCTGCGATGGCGATCGGCATGTCGGTGGCCAGCTTGCTGGGTGCAGCGATGCCGATGATCCTCGACATGGTGGGGGTGGATCCGGCGGTTGCTTCCGGACCGCTGGTATCCACGATCAACGACTCCTTGGCGCTCGCAGTCTATTTTGCAGTCGCTACCGGAATGTTGCTCGTCCTGAGTTGAATTCCACATCTTGAAGGATCCGCTTGGCCTCTGGACGGCGGCGGGTGATATCGAGTTCGAAGTGAAAGTGCACGGGGTGGCACACCCCCGCGCCTGTCACCGGCGCTACTCGTCCCGATCGCGAGTGAGGAGCCGTCGCAGCCGGTCTTTCCACACAGCAAACCGATATTTCATCTTGCGCAAGAAGGTGCGGAACCGATCCTTCGGGTTGGTGATGACGGTCTCGTCCTCCTGCTGATCGAGGATCTTTTCCATGGGGCTTCGAAAAACCGGCATCAAACGGGCTCCTCTTGCGCGGCGCGAACCTTCGAGAGAGGCACTTCCCCGCCACTCGATTTACCGCAGCGACTATCATTGGCGCCGCACGGTTTGGATTGTGCCAAAATCACCATAGCAACTTCAAGCGCCGCTTTCTTCGGGCGCGGATTCATTCTCACTATTGAGAGCCTCGATAGCCTTGTCAATGGTGGCTCTGATCTCGCCGAGCTTGAATGGCTTGGCGATGAAATCGAATGCCCCTTTGGTCAGCGACTCTCGTGCCAGCTCCAGTGTCGCGTAGCCCGTGATCATGATGAACTTGGTTCGCGGCGAGTCGGCGAGCATGCGCTCCATGACCTGGAGACCGTCAATCTCCCCCATCCTGATATCGCAGATAACCATATCGAAGGTTTTCGATCCGATCGTTTTCAAGACCTCGGCCGGGTCGGTGTACGCTTCCACCGAGTGCCCGTCCTTGCTGAGGGACGCAGTGAGACGCTCCCCGACGACGGCCTCGTCGTCCACGATCAGGATCTCGTAACGTTTGTTCATTCTTGCCTCCTCTCGGGCTACCGGCCTCCGGTTACTTCTCGCTTGGCGTCTTGTCTGCACTCGTCCGACCGCTGACTCACAGTACCTGCCCCGCAGCTGGTTCGCGTACCACAAGCAAGGTCTTCTGGATCTTCCGCCTCCGTTTGAACGCCCTGAGGACATGGTACAGGATGACAATTGCGCCACCGCAGCCGCTGACGAACAGAAATGCTTTGCTCGCCAAGTTGAGGTAGAGATCCCACGCGGGATCGAAGCTCATCATCTCGAGCTGCCGCAGATACACGGGAATCGCGATTCCTCTACTCACGACGCACAATAGGATGATAAGGCTCGTGGTGATGCGGATATAGCGTTCATTGACTACCTTGACCCCGTAGACACCGAGGTGGATGCCAACCAGGGAACCCAGATACAACAGCATCGTCAGGCGGATATCCAGCAGCCCCTGATACGCATAGCTCAGCGCACCGTACGCCCCCATGAACATTGCCAGGTAGAGCTCGGTTCCCGCAGCCACAGCCGTTGGCACCCCGAAGATGTAGATCATGGCGGGAACACCGATGAAGCCGCCTACCCCGATGGTCCCGGCAAGGTACCCGGTGGCAACACCGACCAACATGAGAACCCACACACTCACCTTGAC
This region of Acidobacteriota bacterium genomic DNA includes:
- a CDS encoding response regulator, with amino-acid sequence MNKRYEILIVDDEAVVGERLTASLSKDGHSVEAYTDPAEVLKTIGSKTFDMVICDIRMGEIDGLQVMERMLADSPRTKFIMITGYATLELARESLTKGAFDFIAKPFKLGEIRATIDKAIEALNSENESAPEESGA
- a CDS encoding AAA family ATPase, with product MNNSDSHTIGLDSTTDTIDLMPTAKVGDVLSDRYRLDEEIGRGGMGIVFRGWDADLERAVAIKILGAHRQVGDARERLFREARAAAALSHPHVVAVHDVGEHHHMPFLVMELVEGPSLKERRPVSLDEIIEIATQLCGALGHAHEHGLIHRDLKPANVLHARSNGQPFVKIVDLGLAVRERGIRITREGGITGTVNYMAPEQALGQPVDGRTDLYALGVMLYEIFTGRLPFDGDNALAIISQHLHAPVVPPRTYRADIPEHLDNAILRLLAKDPDDRFATAGEVAAVLTRSPEAAAVTTLAGASTALGGLVRGRMVGRDREVDSLRRSWSEATLGRGGMVLVSGEPGSGKTRLARELVDYARITGGTVLSGGCYELEAATPYLPFVEALRTWVHQSSDDDLRSAVGDSGAELARLAPELASRIGPFPEGPDLSAAEQRLRLFDGVARCLLHLAEPEGLLLFIDDLQWADQASLSLLHYLVRLAGRERLVVLGCYRDTDLDRSHPLAEALDLWNRERAAVRVHLGRLEPQDTSAMVTGLLGNECMSEQVCTDIHRETEGNPFFIEEVVKTLVDEGQIVCEAGEWRRREKDATLVLPQGVKAAIGRRLDHVSEPTTEILRTAAILGKTFEFSELAAVADRSEDELLDALDEAVAAQLLETRSGESVIFTHDKIREVLYHELNPIRRRRLHTRVAEGLQALRERGGRVAIEDLAHHFMEGGCLERGFTYAMQAAADAAALYAYTDSIRLYERARDCAEALGRTGELSRIDTALGDVYSLKGEPLNAVEHYERVLAVVDEPSEQVRLECLIGEAYVIVGDARALEFVEKAKTNLDPEIQPTVFARATMIEARFHHYHGQSARAAELLLQAREPAERSGDIMLRAWIYGYLAGAYQHLIDFEESNRWTQMNVDLGEAEDNPNIGSMGFEFLQENAFMCGRWRECLEYAAHHRELGEKAQSSDRLAWNYLPVSYANYGLGNLAVAEAACDDGLQAAERLGDERLAAFLAGWRALIAAEQGRIDEAIPLADAAIERGDALGLKTGQLESRRSRACIALLEDDHQTVLDLTAQIDGLLEGTDESIQPVWMTPTRCQSLINTGQLDEAEQRLETTLESARTADMPHWEAMALKARAQLHAARGDDKNTRADLDAAIEIFEKLESRLELARTLLLRGGDQDLDHARELFEACGAPTNPVKTPH
- a CDS encoding sulfite exporter TauE/SafE family protein, yielding GIQLAVWINVHLFKGSGDSHGAGGSAAANLYISLVFVFILSFVAISMLRDSIKSSANGDDASGPSRRISDFLSRLNLPPVIYFRVADVKVSVWVLMLVGVATGYLAGTIGVGGFIGVPAMIYIFGVPTAVAAGTELYLAMFMGAYGALSYAYQGLLDIRLTMLLYLGSLVGIHLGVYGVKVVNERYIRITTSLIILLCVVSRGIAIPVYLRQLEMMSFDPAWDLYLNLASKAFLFVSGCGGAIVILYHVLRAFKRRRKIQKTLLVVREPAAGQVL
- the mgtE gene encoding magnesium transporter, whose product is MAGPLGYDGQLRATMVKKATESELVQELHTLLSDGEEQALKIFLRLVRPEDIAEWLDFLSAEDRQSIVAVLDAEAAGTVLTDTTSPIRAQLVDEIEPKRLARIAEAMPPDDAADLIGELEVGDTEEVLHHIPSSDRQVLRQLLTYPEDTAGGIMHPEAVAVGPAATVDDAIQMLRTVDEDTPIPAIWVVDTDHHLVGYVRLRKLVTSPPSKRIGDIMATDVISVNVETDQEDVADLVNKFDFMAVPVVDRRDQLLGVVTVDDVLEVIEEEATEDIYKMAGSSAEEEESESILHIARYRLPWLLVCLAGTQLSSLVLIYASREVGLYDQMSVFTAAIMAMAGNTSLQSSTTTVRRLALDTLPRSRFAGHILREIAVALLMGIVCGATASGLAILLGRNPLIGIALGPAMAIGMSVASLLGAAMPMILDMVGVDPAVASGPLVSTINDSLALAVYFAVATGMLLVLS